One Natrinema marinum genomic window carries:
- the azf gene encoding NAD-dependent glucose-6-phosphate dehydrogenase Azf encodes MAQSVLLTGAAGRVGEAILGGLADDHEWRLLDRDPPTEEQPGEFVVADITDGEAVREAMDGIDVVVHLAGDPRPEAPWNSVLTNNIDGTQTVFEAAADAGVEKVVFASSNHAVGNYETDARTPDMYRTHDEYRLDGSELPRPSNLYGVSKAAGETLGRYYHDEHDLSVVCVRIGNLTQGHPPIDYERGQAMWLSYRDCAHLFDRCIRADYEYEIVYGISDNDRKYYSIERARDVLGYEPRDNSAYYDGEERVVEPDA; translated from the coding sequence ATGGCACAGTCAGTCCTGCTCACGGGGGCTGCGGGGCGGGTCGGAGAGGCCATCCTCGGCGGCCTCGCGGACGACCACGAGTGGCGGTTGCTGGATCGCGACCCGCCGACGGAAGAGCAACCGGGCGAGTTCGTCGTCGCGGACATCACCGACGGAGAGGCCGTCCGCGAGGCGATGGACGGCATCGACGTCGTCGTCCACCTCGCGGGCGACCCGCGACCGGAAGCGCCGTGGAACAGCGTCCTGACCAACAACATCGATGGCACGCAGACGGTTTTCGAGGCCGCTGCCGATGCCGGCGTCGAGAAGGTCGTCTTCGCCTCGTCGAACCACGCCGTCGGCAACTACGAGACCGACGCGCGCACGCCCGACATGTACCGCACGCACGACGAGTACCGCCTCGATGGGAGTGAACTTCCCCGCCCGAGCAATCTCTACGGCGTCTCGAAGGCCGCCGGTGAGACGCTGGGACGGTACTATCACGACGAGCACGACCTCTCGGTCGTCTGTGTTCGCATCGGCAACCTCACGCAGGGCCACCCGCCGATCGACTACGAGCGCGGACAGGCGATGTGGCTCTCCTACCGGGACTGTGCACACCTGTTCGATCGCTGCATTCGCGCCGACTACGAGTACGAGATCGTCTACGGCATCTCCGACAACGACCGCAAGTACTACTCGATAGAGCGCGCCCGCGACGTGCTGGGCTACGAGCCGCGGGACAACTCCGCGTACTACGACGGCGAAGAGCGGGTCGTCGAACCCGACGCCTGA
- a CDS encoding PadR family transcriptional regulator produces the protein MDDLTGFQRDLLYVIAGADQPSGQDVKDEVETYYDSEINHGRLYPNLDTLVNKELVEKGELDRRTNYYEISDSGRQAIDERRQWEQQYIDE, from the coding sequence ATGGACGATCTGACAGGGTTTCAACGAGACCTTCTGTACGTGATCGCAGGGGCCGATCAGCCGTCCGGCCAGGACGTCAAAGACGAGGTCGAGACGTATTACGACAGCGAGATCAATCACGGCCGATTGTACCCCAATCTCGACACCCTCGTCAATAAGGAACTCGTCGAAAAAGGGGAACTCGATCGCCGAACCAACTATTACGAGATCAGCGACAGCGGCCGACAGGCCATCGACGAACGACGGCAGTGGGAACAACAGTACATCGACGAGTAA
- a CDS encoding FG-GAP repeat protein codes for MGGQRREFLASLGVTGISVLAGCSSSGGDDGPGEGSPQTDLGEEGLRTQTTKIAASDGDSNDDFGGSVSLSTDGSTALVGATYDEDPNGKGAGSAYVFEASGDEWSQQAKLAPNDGDSRDYFGASVSISADGTVALVGAVGDEDPNGGSESAGSAYVFEASGDGWSQQAKLAPTDGDPRDGFGWEVSISADGSTALISAVADEDPNGLEAGSAYIFESNGDTWSQRTKLAAEDGSLRDEFGTSTSISADGTTALVGAIGVDEPNGSYSGVAYIFVENGDAWSQQAKLAADDGKDNDEFGSSVSISADGMAALVGAAGSDGLNGNMEGSAYYFESDSGEWRQQAKLAADDGQEHDEFGSSVSMTGDGTALIGARFEDMGSSGDSEGSAYLFKASGDTWNQQAKLAAEDRDSEDMFGDSVSISTDGTAIISAPSDEDPNGKESGSAYIFD; via the coding sequence ATGGGAGGGCAACGGCGAGAGTTCTTGGCTTCGTTAGGTGTAACTGGTATCTCGGTGCTGGCCGGTTGTAGTAGCTCAGGCGGAGATGACGGTCCAGGTGAAGGATCCCCACAAACGGACCTCGGAGAGGAAGGTCTCCGGACACAAACAACGAAAATAGCGGCCAGCGACGGTGACTCAAACGATGATTTCGGCGGATCTGTGTCGCTCTCAACTGATGGGTCTACCGCGCTCGTTGGCGCGACTTACGACGAGGATCCGAACGGGAAGGGAGCGGGTTCAGCCTATGTCTTCGAAGCAAGTGGCGACGAATGGAGTCAACAGGCTAAGCTCGCTCCTAATGATGGCGATTCGCGAGACTATTTCGGCGCATCAGTGTCGATATCAGCTGATGGCACCGTCGCGCTTGTCGGTGCGGTCGGTGACGAGGATCCGAATGGTGGTAGCGAGAGTGCGGGGTCAGCCTACGTATTCGAAGCAAGTGGCGACGGATGGAGCCAACAGGCAAAGCTGGCGCCTACAGATGGCGACCCGCGAGACGGATTCGGGTGGGAAGTATCGATATCGGCTGATGGATCCACGGCGCTCATTAGCGCAGTTGCGGATGAGGATCCGAACGGCTTGGAGGCGGGGTCGGCATATATATTTGAGTCGAACGGGGATACATGGAGCCAACGTACCAAACTCGCGGCTGAGGACGGTAGTCTCCGTGACGAGTTTGGTACTTCTACCTCAATATCGGCTGATGGCACAACCGCACTCGTCGGTGCGATCGGTGTCGACGAACCGAATGGTAGTTACTCAGGGGTAGCCTATATTTTCGTGGAGAATGGCGATGCATGGAGCCAGCAGGCTAAGCTCGCCGCAGACGACGGAAAAGACAATGATGAATTCGGAAGTTCAGTATCAATATCGGCTGACGGCATGGCTGCGCTCGTCGGTGCGGCCGGTAGTGACGGTCTGAACGGTAACATGGAAGGTTCTGCTTATTACTTCGAATCGGATAGCGGTGAATGGAGGCAACAGGCCAAACTCGCCGCTGACGACGGCCAAGAACACGACGAATTCGGCAGCTCAGTGTCAATGACTGGCGATGGTACCGCTCTTATCGGTGCTCGCTTCGAAGATATGGGTTCGAGCGGTGATAGCGAGGGATCGGCATACCTCTTCAAGGCGAGTGGTGATACATGGAATCAACAGGCTAAATTAGCGGCAGAGGACCGCGACTCTGAAGATATGTTCGGCGATTCAGTGTCGATATCGACTGATGGCACTGCTATTATCAGTGCACCAAGCGACGAGGATCCGAACGGAAAGGAATCAGGATCAGCCTATATCTTCGACTGA
- a CDS encoding cold-shock protein: MAKGNVDFFNDTGGYGFISTDDADDDVFFHMEDVGGPDLEEGTDIEFDIEQAPKGPRATNVTRL, from the coding sequence ATGGCGAAAGGAAACGTTGATTTCTTCAACGACACTGGCGGCTACGGTTTCATTTCGACGGACGACGCGGACGATGACGTATTCTTCCACATGGAAGACGTTGGCGGTCCGGACCTCGAAGAAGGCACAGACATCGAATTCGATATCGAACAGGCCCCCAAGGGCCCCCGCGCCACCAACGTCACCCGCCTGTAA
- a CDS encoding DUF5790 family protein, giving the protein MSQATFGDDDELFGEAANEMREDVESSLAAAWAALPDADDVWEADADNVLGVLNGLNSALNAGDAEEHLRDAKKWFTMGQRADAFDDADDLEDEIADLEDAITDISEAGEQVSELTSTIPALRGTLEGAGPADADDADDATDDEEAEE; this is encoded by the coding sequence ATGAGCCAAGCCACGTTCGGCGACGACGACGAACTGTTCGGGGAAGCGGCAAACGAGATGCGCGAGGACGTCGAATCCTCGCTCGCAGCAGCCTGGGCGGCCCTGCCCGACGCCGACGACGTCTGGGAGGCCGACGCCGACAACGTGTTGGGCGTCCTCAACGGCTTAAACTCCGCGTTAAACGCCGGCGACGCCGAGGAGCACCTCCGCGACGCCAAGAAGTGGTTCACCATGGGCCAGCGCGCCGACGCCTTCGACGACGCCGACGACTTAGAGGATGAGATCGCCGACCTCGAGGACGCGATCACAGACATCTCCGAAGCCGGCGAACAGGTGAGCGAACTCACCTCGACGATTCCGGCGCTGCGTGGCACGCTCGAGGGTGCCGGGCCAGCGGACGCGGACGATGCCGACGACGCCACGGACGACGAAGAAGCCGAGGAGTGA
- a CDS encoding MogA/MoaB family molybdenum cofactor biosynthesis protein, whose protein sequence is MTSDGDDRRSTDHHGHDIIDPLHVGIVTVSSSRAAEADPDDPGGNTIQEAFEAEGHEVLERLLVRDDYSAIRTAVRGLVARRDIDVVCTTGGTGVTADDVSPEATASLFERELPGFGELFRSLSWDEVGTRAMASRATAGIAVDTPVFCLPGSKSACETACEELIVPETPHLAGLATRHRAGANDQTLADYQEE, encoded by the coding sequence ATGACCAGCGACGGCGACGACCGACGGAGTACCGACCATCACGGCCACGATATCATCGATCCACTCCACGTCGGGATCGTGACCGTCTCGAGTTCACGTGCGGCCGAAGCAGATCCCGACGATCCGGGCGGAAACACGATTCAGGAAGCGTTCGAGGCCGAGGGCCACGAGGTACTCGAGCGACTGCTCGTTCGCGACGACTACTCGGCGATCCGGACCGCCGTCCGCGGGCTGGTCGCCCGGCGCGACATCGACGTAGTCTGTACCACCGGCGGCACGGGCGTCACCGCCGACGACGTCTCCCCGGAGGCGACCGCGTCGTTGTTCGAGCGCGAACTCCCCGGCTTCGGCGAACTGTTCCGCTCGCTCTCGTGGGACGAAGTCGGAACGCGTGCGATGGCCTCGCGCGCGACGGCGGGGATCGCCGTCGACACGCCGGTGTTCTGCCTGCCCGGCAGCAAGAGCGCCTGCGAGACCGCCTGCGAGGAACTGATCGTCCCCGAGACGCCCCACCTCGCCGGTCTGGCGACGCGCCACCGCGCCGGTGCGAACGACCAGACGCTCGCGGATTATCAGGAAGAGTAG
- a CDS encoding PAS domain-containing sensor histidine kinase, with protein MADTTTTGLPRIFDDLNLGIILHDPKTGDILDVNTRLEELYGYSRSELREMEVGDFTAASTRFSQDEALHRIQAAADGEEQVFEWQIERATGELVWIRVCLDHTTINGISYILAEVRDITEYKARERRLRLLSRVVRHNLRNETNVLLGYAERLKNAIESETLEEEVETISEIATEIGTLSDSIRQVEEIAEPDATERSPTDLGDIVTEAATEIRSQHPEVELTIDVRSNTLVNADKGLRYAVKHALDNAIVHNDHETPTITAVVKETTDRGEIRVIDTGPAIPAVETAVLKEDVTTSTTYHGSGVGLWVMQWCVDALGGELLFEENDPRGNIVRFLLPQVDQ; from the coding sequence ATGGCCGATACGACTACCACGGGACTGCCACGTATTTTCGATGATCTAAATCTTGGTATCATTTTACACGACCCGAAGACAGGAGATATTCTCGACGTGAATACACGTTTAGAAGAGCTATACGGCTATTCTCGTTCAGAACTACGCGAAATGGAAGTGGGGGATTTCACGGCGGCTTCCACTCGGTTCTCACAAGACGAGGCGCTTCATCGTATTCAGGCAGCGGCCGACGGAGAAGAGCAGGTATTCGAATGGCAGATCGAACGGGCAACTGGTGAACTAGTCTGGATTCGTGTTTGCCTTGACCACACTACGATTAATGGGATATCATATATTCTCGCTGAAGTCAGAGATATTACGGAATACAAAGCACGAGAACGCCGTCTTCGCCTCTTGAGCCGAGTCGTCCGTCACAACCTTCGAAATGAGACTAACGTACTCCTCGGCTACGCTGAGCGCCTCAAAAACGCCATCGAAAGCGAAACGCTCGAGGAAGAGGTCGAGACCATCTCGGAGATTGCCACAGAAATTGGAACGTTGAGTGACTCCATTCGGCAGGTCGAAGAGATTGCGGAACCCGACGCGACAGAGCGATCACCTACGGATCTCGGAGATATAGTTACGGAAGCCGCCACGGAGATCCGATCCCAGCACCCAGAAGTTGAACTGACCATCGATGTCCGATCAAATACGTTAGTGAATGCCGATAAAGGTCTCCGCTACGCTGTGAAACACGCGCTCGATAACGCGATCGTCCACAACGACCATGAGACCCCCACCATCACGGCGGTGGTAAAAGAGACGACTGATCGAGGAGAGATTCGAGTCATCGATACTGGACCAGCGATTCCGGCCGTTGAGACTGCCGTTCTCAAAGAAGACGTTACAACAAGTACGACATATCACGGATCTGGCGTCGGTCTCTGGGTAATGCAGTGGTGTGTCGACGCTCTCGGTGGCGAACTTCTGTTCGAAGAAAACGATCCTCGGGGAAACATCGTCCGATTCTTGCTCCCCCAAGTCGACCAGTAA
- a CDS encoding DUF309 domain-containing protein, whose translation MRDRLRAGAAVFNDGHYHAAHDAWEDRWLELAADSDDELLLHGLIQYSAAVYHARERNWEGAVGLAESAGEYLAGLPADYRDLRLEPIRSFLARLAADPEVVERRQAEEIEHEGTTPTLADIGFEPTAIAAVVLAEEFGYDEEPVGRARAYARQDLEAGEDDSRFITLLFDFVREDDHRGIIYRRLTDHVSRRRAREEDVDGLF comes from the coding sequence ATGCGCGATCGGCTCCGGGCGGGTGCGGCCGTCTTCAACGACGGCCATTACCACGCCGCCCACGACGCTTGGGAGGACCGCTGGCTCGAGCTCGCGGCCGACAGCGACGACGAGTTGCTGCTCCACGGCCTCATCCAGTACAGCGCCGCGGTCTACCACGCCCGCGAGCGCAACTGGGAGGGGGCCGTCGGGCTCGCCGAGAGCGCCGGCGAGTACCTTGCGGGACTGCCCGCCGACTATCGCGACCTTCGACTCGAGCCGATCCGCTCGTTTCTCGCCCGGCTCGCGGCCGATCCCGAAGTCGTCGAGCGGCGGCAAGCGGAGGAAATCGAACACGAGGGGACGACGCCAACGCTCGCGGACATCGGATTCGAGCCGACCGCGATCGCGGCGGTCGTCCTCGCCGAGGAGTTCGGCTACGACGAGGAACCGGTCGGACGGGCGCGAGCGTACGCGCGACAGGATCTCGAGGCCGGCGAGGACGACAGTCGGTTCATCACGCTGCTGTTCGATTTCGTCCGCGAGGACGACCACCGCGGGATCATCTATCGGCGGCTCACGGATCACGTCTCGCGTCGGCGGGCTCGAGAGGAAGACGTAGACGGGCTGTTCTGA
- a CDS encoding aminopeptidase has translation MDERVREHADVLVDWSARVDAGDDVVVSVGPDAHELAVAVAEKLGERGANLLATYSSGEITRAYLRAHDGDFDDDPAHERALLENADVYLSLGGGRNTSATADVPGEQRRAYNTARSELRELRLGTCWVSTVHPTRSLAQQANMAYEEYQDFAYEAILRDWESLAEEMAQVKDLLDDGDEVRLVSEGTDLTMQIDGRTAVNSAASVAYDSHNLPSGEVFTAPYATEGEVTFDVPMTIRGESIRNVRLEFEGGEVVDFDADQGADVLEDVLETDDGARRLGELGIGMNRGIDRYTDNILFDEKMGDTVHLALGRAYDACLPDGETGNESAVHVDLITDVSEDSRLEVDGEVVQRDGTFWFEDGFGG, from the coding sequence ATGGACGAACGCGTACGCGAACACGCCGACGTACTGGTCGACTGGAGCGCTCGCGTCGACGCGGGCGACGACGTCGTCGTCTCGGTCGGGCCGGACGCCCACGAGCTGGCGGTTGCAGTCGCAGAGAAACTCGGCGAGCGAGGCGCGAACCTGCTCGCGACCTACAGTTCGGGCGAGATCACGCGGGCGTATCTCCGGGCTCACGACGGCGACTTCGACGACGACCCGGCCCACGAGCGCGCGCTGCTCGAGAACGCAGACGTCTACCTCTCGCTGGGCGGTGGTCGGAACACGAGCGCGACGGCCGACGTGCCCGGCGAGCAGCGACGAGCGTACAATACTGCCAGGAGCGAACTCCGGGAACTGCGGCTGGGAACGTGCTGGGTCTCGACGGTCCACCCGACGCGGTCGCTCGCCCAGCAGGCGAACATGGCCTACGAGGAGTATCAGGACTTCGCCTACGAGGCGATCCTGCGGGACTGGGAGTCGCTGGCCGAGGAGATGGCTCAAGTGAAGGATCTGCTCGACGACGGCGACGAGGTTCGACTCGTCTCGGAAGGGACCGACCTTACGATGCAGATCGACGGCCGCACGGCGGTCAACAGCGCCGCCTCGGTCGCCTACGATTCGCACAACCTGCCTAGCGGCGAGGTCTTCACCGCGCCGTACGCGACCGAGGGTGAGGTGACCTTCGACGTGCCGATGACGATCCGGGGAGAGTCCATCCGCAACGTCCGCCTCGAGTTCGAGGGCGGTGAGGTCGTCGATTTCGACGCCGACCAGGGCGCAGACGTGCTCGAGGACGTACTCGAAACCGACGACGGCGCGCGCCGACTGGGCGAACTCGGGATCGGGATGAACCGCGGCATCGATCGCTACACGGATAACATCCTCTTCGACGAGAAGATGGGCGACACCGTCCACCTCGCGCTCGGCCGGGCCTACGACGCCTGTCTGCCCGACGGCGAGACGGGCAACGAGTCGGCCGTCCACGTCGACCTCATCACCGACGTGAGCGAAGACTCTCGCCTCGAGGTCGACGGCGAAGTCGTCCAGCGCGACGGCACGTTCTGGTTCGAAGACGGCTTCGGCGGATAG
- a CDS encoding aldo/keto reductase, producing MEYTTLGSTGMTVSRICLGCMSFGTGREWMLEPAESKELIDHAIDLGINFFDTANVYSTGESEEILGDALEGYDRDSQVVATKVFAEMDPENPNASGLSRKAIEQELAASLDRLGMDTIDLYQTHRWDYETPIDETLRALDDAVRRGQVRYVGTSSMWAHQFAEALQTSDALDLERFATMQNHYNVLYREEEREMLPLCDKENIGVIPWSPLARGVAARPHEEIEATTRGQTDQYLEQMSYLQGGGEAINERIQEMADDKGVSMAQISLAWLLHKDWVDAPIVGTTSVEHLEDAVEALEIDLSDSEMEYIEEPYEPLPVAGHE from the coding sequence ATGGAGTACACCACCCTCGGATCGACGGGGATGACGGTCAGTCGCATCTGTCTGGGCTGCATGAGCTTCGGCACGGGGCGAGAGTGGATGCTCGAGCCCGCGGAGAGTAAGGAACTCATCGACCATGCGATCGATCTCGGGATCAACTTCTTCGACACCGCGAACGTCTATTCGACGGGCGAATCAGAGGAGATCCTGGGCGACGCGCTCGAGGGGTACGACCGCGATTCGCAGGTGGTCGCGACGAAGGTCTTCGCCGAGATGGACCCCGAGAACCCGAACGCGAGCGGCCTCTCGCGGAAGGCCATCGAGCAGGAACTCGCGGCCAGTCTCGATCGGCTGGGGATGGACACGATCGACCTCTACCAGACCCACCGCTGGGACTACGAGACGCCGATCGACGAGACCCTGCGAGCGCTCGACGATGCGGTCCGGCGCGGGCAGGTCCGGTACGTCGGGACCTCCTCGATGTGGGCCCACCAGTTCGCCGAGGCCTTGCAGACCAGCGACGCGCTCGACCTCGAGCGCTTTGCGACGATGCAGAACCACTACAACGTTCTCTACCGCGAGGAAGAGCGGGAGATGCTGCCGCTCTGCGACAAGGAGAACATCGGCGTCATCCCGTGGTCGCCGCTCGCCCGCGGCGTCGCGGCCCGGCCTCACGAAGAGATCGAGGCCACTACGCGCGGACAGACCGACCAGTACTTAGAGCAGATGTCCTACCTCCAGGGTGGCGGCGAGGCGATCAACGAGCGAATTCAGGAGATGGCCGACGACAAGGGCGTCTCGATGGCCCAGATCTCGCTCGCCTGGCTGCTTCACAAAGACTGGGTCGACGCGCCCATCGTCGGGACGACCAGCGTCGAGCATCTGGAAGACGCCGTCGAAGCCCTCGAGATCGACCTCTCCGACTCCGAGATGGAGTACATAGAGGAACCCTACGAGCCGCTGCCGGTGGCGGGCCACGAGTGA
- a CDS encoding DUF7563 family protein, with amino-acid sequence MVGVTVTPWSSVDNSTCCHCGAHVTDRFRRVFGDDDNRAHRCGDCDTYARLSRGSAAGVDVSIPDPETSLGRHGGEADA; translated from the coding sequence ATGGTCGGCGTGACGGTCACGCCTTGGTCCTCGGTCGACAACTCGACGTGTTGTCACTGCGGTGCCCACGTCACGGACCGGTTCCGTCGCGTCTTCGGTGACGACGACAATCGCGCCCACCGCTGTGGCGACTGCGATACCTACGCGCGACTGAGCCGTGGCTCTGCAGCTGGCGTCGACGTATCGATCCCCGATCCGGAAACGTCGCTCGGCCGCCACGGAGGTGAGGCCGATGCGTGA
- a CDS encoding AAA family ATPase has translation MITNARALETTYVPQDLEHRDGQISQLATALEPLTQGVGGEHSLIFGPSGSGKTTLAKYVVRKLREESFGVRRAYWNCMSGSSKTEVLHGLAQDSGDRRDALDSSSDVRC, from the coding sequence ATGATAACTAACGCTCGGGCCCTTGAGACCACCTATGTCCCCCAGGACCTCGAGCACAGAGATGGGCAAATCAGCCAACTCGCCACAGCGCTAGAACCGCTGACGCAGGGAGTCGGGGGAGAACACAGTCTGATCTTTGGCCCATCAGGGTCAGGGAAAACGACCCTGGCGAAGTACGTCGTCCGGAAGCTTCGAGAGGAATCGTTCGGGGTGCGACGGGCGTACTGGAACTGTATGTCCGGCTCTTCGAAAACAGAGGTACTCCACGGACTCGCCCAAGACTCGGGTGATCGCCGAGACGCTCTCGACTCGAGCAGTGACGTTCGATGTTGA
- a CDS encoding LLM class F420-dependent oxidoreductase: MEIGTVLPQLEIGHDPQTLADYAKRVEQSGYEHVVAYDHVLGVNPDREGWDGPYDYESTFHEPLTTYSYLAGQTDELAFMTGILVLPQRQTALVAKQAAQLDRFTDGRFRLGVGVGWNEPEYVALGEDFSKRGRRIEEQVEVLRNLWTDELVEFEGEFHEIPDAGIRPLPVQQPIPLWMGGMAEPVKRRVARLADGWLPQFQPGEEAEEHLADLYEYAEEAGRDPDEIGLGGRMYAVPDEEDDWIDRAQAWHDLGADYLSITTMYQGLEGEEHTEHLEHVAEVLRETDLL, encoded by the coding sequence ATGGAAATCGGTACCGTGCTCCCGCAACTCGAGATCGGCCACGACCCGCAGACGCTCGCCGACTACGCGAAACGGGTCGAGCAGTCGGGGTACGAACACGTCGTCGCGTACGATCACGTGCTGGGCGTAAACCCCGACCGCGAGGGGTGGGACGGCCCCTACGACTACGAGAGCACGTTTCACGAGCCGCTGACCACGTACTCCTATCTGGCGGGCCAGACCGACGAGCTGGCCTTTATGACCGGCATTCTCGTCCTGCCGCAGCGCCAGACCGCGCTCGTCGCCAAGCAGGCCGCACAGCTGGATCGCTTCACCGACGGCCGGTTCCGCCTGGGCGTCGGCGTCGGCTGGAACGAACCCGAGTACGTCGCGCTGGGCGAGGACTTCTCGAAACGCGGCCGACGCATCGAAGAACAGGTCGAAGTGCTCCGGAACCTGTGGACCGACGAACTCGTCGAGTTCGAGGGCGAGTTCCACGAGATTCCCGACGCCGGCATTCGGCCGCTGCCGGTCCAGCAGCCGATCCCGCTCTGGATGGGCGGGATGGCCGAGCCGGTCAAACGCCGCGTCGCCCGCCTCGCGGATGGCTGGTTGCCCCAGTTCCAGCCCGGCGAGGAGGCCGAAGAACACCTCGCCGACCTCTACGAGTACGCCGAGGAGGCCGGCCGCGACCCCGACGAAATCGGCCTCGGCGGGCGGATGTACGCCGTCCCCGACGAGGAAGACGACTGGATCGACCGCGCGCAGGCCTGGCACGACCTCGGCGCGGACTACCTCTCGATCACGACGATGTACCAGGGCCTCGAGGGCGAGGAACACACGGAGCACCTCGAGCACGTCGCCGAAGTCCTGCGCGAAACGGATCTGTTGTAG
- a CDS encoding dihydroneopterin aldolase family protein, translating to MSPETSPTDAEAACFEAGIKFGSLYHQFAGTPLSPDSAASLETAMEEAIENQPHCTAVTVAVQRDDLEAALAESTADYTELTGRFLEVEIVVDYEGCEVVTRMEMEDGYPLMRLESVRE from the coding sequence ATGTCTCCAGAGACCTCACCCACGGACGCCGAAGCAGCCTGTTTCGAGGCCGGCATCAAGTTCGGCTCGCTCTACCACCAGTTCGCCGGCACCCCGCTCTCGCCGGACAGCGCCGCGAGCCTCGAGACCGCCATGGAGGAGGCCATCGAGAACCAGCCCCACTGCACGGCCGTCACCGTCGCGGTCCAACGCGACGACCTCGAGGCCGCACTCGCCGAGTCGACGGCCGACTACACCGAACTGACGGGGCGCTTCCTCGAGGTCGAGATCGTCGTCGACTACGAGGGCTGCGAGGTCGTTACCCGCATGGAAATGGAAGACGGCTATCCGCTGATGCGCCTCGAGTCGGTCCGAGAGTGA
- a CDS encoding sensor histidine kinase has protein sequence MESTHPPPDGRQVLIDNFPNGVLVLFDADLYYRIVGPESLPFSDRKARDMVDKQLYELFPEETAIELEPRLNATIDGESRSFDIEYDGRVHHIETRPARIDANPYGVLVTQEVTEVRQTSEELERQNKRLDQFASMLSHDLRTPLSVALGELEQYRETGDKACLDGVEDALERVDDLIMDLTTLARPSISSHEHEQISLAEVARNAWELIDTRSASLETQDCTIVGDRSQLQALFENLSRNAVGHGGEDVTVRVGSVDDGFYVEDTGKGISQEDRDRVFEHGFTTGYGGNGVGLTIISRIAAEHDLEVSLAKSAEGGARFEFRGSV, from the coding sequence ATGGAAAGCACACACCCACCACCAGATGGTCGCCAAGTGTTGATCGATAATTTTCCGAATGGAGTATTGGTGTTATTCGACGCTGACCTCTACTATCGTATCGTTGGTCCTGAGTCTCTCCCGTTTTCAGATCGAAAGGCGAGGGATATGGTCGACAAACAACTCTATGAGCTCTTTCCTGAAGAAACTGCGATCGAGCTCGAGCCGAGACTCAACGCGACAATCGATGGGGAGTCTCGATCGTTCGATATCGAATACGACGGTAGAGTCCACCATATTGAGACGAGACCAGCACGAATTGACGCGAATCCGTACGGGGTACTTGTGACCCAAGAGGTGACTGAGGTTCGCCAGACCTCGGAAGAACTCGAACGTCAGAATAAACGCTTAGATCAGTTCGCAAGCATGCTCTCCCACGATCTTCGAACTCCGCTCTCGGTCGCGCTTGGAGAGCTCGAACAGTATCGCGAAACCGGTGATAAGGCGTGCCTCGATGGAGTTGAGGATGCGTTAGAGCGAGTTGATGACCTAATTATGGATCTTACGACACTCGCCCGGCCCAGTATTTCGTCTCACGAGCACGAGCAAATCTCGCTGGCGGAAGTCGCTCGGAACGCTTGGGAGTTGATCGATACACGATCCGCGTCCCTCGAAACACAGGACTGCACAATCGTTGGTGATCGGAGTCAGTTACAGGCGCTCTTCGAGAATCTGTCCAGAAACGCCGTTGGCCATGGTGGAGAGGACGTGACTGTTAGAGTCGGCTCTGTAGACGACGGCTTCTACGTTGAAGATACAGGGAAAGGGATCTCACAGGAGGATCGAGATCGGGTGTTTGAGCATGGATTCACGACGGGCTATGGTGGAAACGGTGTCGGCTTGACGATTATTAGCCGAATAGCTGCCGAACACGATCTCGAGGTTTCTCTCGCAAAAAGTGCTGAGGGTGGTGCTCGCTTCGAGTTTCGAGGAAGTGTATAA